The segment TTACCGGAGGGCCGATGACCACGGTGATTTCGCCGCGCAGCTCTTCGGATACTTCCGCCCAGTCTTCGAGGTTGCCGTTGATGAACTCCTCGTAGTCCTTGGTCAGTTCCCGGCAGATGGAAAATTCGCGGTTACCGAGGGATTCATAAGCCAGATGCATGGTTTCCCGCAATCTGGATTTACGCTCGAAGAAAACTATTGTGGCTCCGGTCTGGCCGTAGACTTCGAAGAGTTTGCGCATCTGCCCTTCCTTACGCGGCAGAAAACCGAGAAAGGAAAACGGGTACGGCGGCAGACCGCAGCCGGAAAGAGCCGTGACCGGGGCACTGGGACCGGGAACAGGAACAACCCGCACACCATGTTCGCGACAGGCCCGAACCACCCGGTAACCGGGATCGCTCATAAGCGGGGTTCCGGCATCGGAGACAAGAGCTGCGTCATTGCCATCATCAAAGTGAGCCAGCACTTTTTTGATGCGCTTTTCCTCGTTGTGCTCATGCAGGCTGACGAAACTCTTGCCGCAGATATCCAGCGACTGGAGCAGCTTGCCTGTGCGACGGGTATCTTCCGCAAAAATGAGGTCGGCAGAAGCCAGAATTTTTTTAGCCCGCTCGGTGATATCACCAAGGTTGCCAAGCGGTGTTGCCACCACCCATAGAGTTGAGGTCGAATGCATTTTCTATGTGCTCCGCCCGGAATCCGGTTCCGTCGTCGGTTACAATAATTAAATCAAATCGGCAGGGCCGCTCCCAATAACCAAATGCTGAAAGGTAGCGGGTCGCAGCCTTGATCAGTTTCTTCTGTTTGGCCGGGGTCACCGCTTCTATGCCGGACCGGGTATTGCGACCCCTTCTGGTCTTCACTTCCACAAAAATAAGTTCATCGCCCTTTTCACAGATAATATCCAGCTCCCACTGCTTCCAGCGCCAATTGCGCTGCCGCACTGAGTAACCGCGATTTTCCAGAAAACGAACCGCGTAATCCTCGCCCGCCTGACCGAAATCTAAATGCCGGGCAGACACATACGCTCCTGCTTGGGCTTCTTCTTTTCAGGCAGCACGCCTTTAAAAGTCATACGGTGCACCGCGCAAGGGCCGTGCTCTTTCAAAGCATCCAGATGAACTTTGGTGCCGTACCCCTTATGAATTTCAAATCCATAATCAGCATAACGCTTGGCCAGCTGCACCATGAGCTTATCCCGAAAAGTCTTGGCCAGAATGGAAGCAGCCGAGATTGCCGGAATTTTCAAGTCACCCTTGACCACCGCTTCCTGCCTGAACCCTGCTACACCATTCAAATGCGGCGCAGGGATGGTCTTGTTGCCGTCGACCAGCAGCATTTGAGGCTTGACCTTGAGATGAAGAACAGAACGGCCCATAGCCCGAAAGGTGGCCTGCAAAATATTTATCTGATCCACAACCTGCGCACGGCTCATACCGAGTGCCCAGCAGACGGCCTGCTTCTTAATTTCAACAGCAAGCCGATCCCGCGCAGCTTCATCCAATTTCTTGGAATCAGTCAGCCCCGGCAGATCATATTCTTCGGGCAGAATCACCGCACCGGCTACGACAGGACCAGCCAAGCAACCGCGCCCGGCTTCGTCGATACCAGCAGTAATGAGGCTCTGTGTTTCCATCCCCGGCAACATATTTTCAGACATAGGTGGCGAAGCCTTAATAAAAAGTTTTGGGATTCTTGCACTAGCTCTTAGGCGAGCGTTTTCCCGTGAGCCTTAGAGATAGCGACAGTGAAACAAACCCTTTTGCAAAAGGGTTTAAGCCGCCGGAGGCATTAAAAAAGTAAAAAAC is part of the Desulfovibrio sp. JC022 genome and harbors:
- the rsmI gene encoding 16S rRNA (cytidine(1402)-2'-O)-methyltransferase → MHSTSTLWVVATPLGNLGDITERAKKILASADLIFAEDTRRTGKLLQSLDICGKSFVSLHEHNEEKRIKKVLAHFDDGNDAALVSDAGTPLMSDPGYRVVRACREHGVRVVPVPGPSAPVTALSGCGLPPYPFSFLGFLPRKEGQMRKLFEVYGQTGATIVFFERKSRLRETMHLAYESLGNREFSICRELTKDYEEFINGNLEDWAEVSEELRGEITVVIGPPVNEGPASEEDIFQMIDAEMESGDKPKVIARRIAEKVEGWTAKAVYEKVTERKKRT
- a CDS encoding YraN family protein encodes the protein MSARHLDFGQAGEDYAVRFLENRGYSVRQRNWRWKQWELDIICEKGDELIFVEVKTRRGRNTRSGIEAVTPAKQKKLIKAATRYLSAFGYWERPCRFDLIIVTDDGTGFRAEHIENAFDLNSMGGGNTAWQPW
- a CDS encoding ribonuclease HII — translated: MSENMLPGMETQSLITAGIDEAGRGCLAGPVVAGAVILPEEYDLPGLTDSKKLDEAARDRLAVEIKKQAVCWALGMSRAQVVDQINILQATFRAMGRSVLHLKVKPQMLLVDGNKTIPAPHLNGVAGFRQEAVVKGDLKIPAISAASILAKTFRDKLMVQLAKRYADYGFEIHKGYGTKVHLDALKEHGPCAVHRMTFKGVLPEKKKPKQERMCLPGI